The Pseudomonas sp. MM223 genome segment GCAACTGGGCCGCGACGAGCGCACCACCAAGCTGCGCGAGGCGGTGATCAAGTCCTGGGCCGAAAGCACCGCCTTGCTGCGTACACTGGGCCAGGAGCGAGCCAGCAGTATCAAGGATTACCTGGTGGACAAGGGCAAGCTGGAAGATGACCGGGTGTACTTCATCGATACCAGCCTGGGCCAGCCTGAAAGCGATGGTCGGGTGGTGACGCCGATGCACCTTGATGCCGAGTAATCTCTCAGCCTGACACCTAGCCCTGTAGGAGCAGCCTTGTGCTGCGAAGAGGCCGGAGCTGGCAAGCATATGTAGGTGCCCGTGCCGGCCTCTTCGCAGCACAAGGCTGCTCCTACAAGGGGATGTGGTTGCTTGCCTAGACCAACCGCTGCCCCGACACCGCCGGGTGATACAGCGGCTGCACCTTGTTGCCCGCAGGGTCCAGCAGGTGGAAGCTGCGCGCCCCGTCACCATGGTTGAATGGCCGGTCCAGCAAGGTCACGCCATGGGCCTTGAAGTACTGGTACCAGGCCTCCAGCTCCTCCACGCTGTCCACAATGAACCCGTAGTGGTCCAGGGTCTGCAACCCATTGGCCGCCCCAGCTCCACGCCCCAGCGAAAGGTTGTCGTTGCCGCAGGTGAGGTACACCAGGTCTTCGTTGGCGCGGTTCAGCACTTCCATGCCTAGCACATCGACGTAGAAGCGTTCGCACTCCTCCAGGTTAGGTACCAGTAAGGCAATATGGCGCAGACCATTCAGGCGACAGGGACGTGCAGGCAATTCAGACATTGGCGGGGCTCCATTTTTGTATACAATTCACAATTGAATTTAAAACAAAAGGAGCGACTTGTGTATAGCCTGTTCATCAAGACCCGAGTGAAGCCTGGTTGCGCAGAGGCGTTTCTGGCCGCGATCAAGGTCAATGCCGCCGCTTCCGTCGCCAGTGAGCCAGGCTGCCTGGTGTTCGATGTGTCCCAGGATCGGGTCGACCCGGAGCTGATCTACCTGTACGAAATCTACCGTGACGATGCCGCGTATGAAGCCCATACCCAGACCGCGCATTTTCGTGACAGCCGCCCACTGGTCGAACCGCTGATAATCGAGCAGGAATGCTTCGAGAGCGATGTAGTCGCCCGTAACCCGGTGTACTGAGCGCCCAAAGCAAAGCCCCGGCACAGGGCCAGGGCTTTGGTAGAGGTGGCCAAGTCCGTATGGCCGACGGGACATCCTTTATTCGGACTTCAGGCCATCAGCCGAAACGGCCTGAACACCTTTGATTTTTTTGGCGATGGCGACTGCCATCTCTTTCTGTGCATCGGTAACGGCGACATCGGACGACAGCGACACAACGCCTTTGTTGGTTTCAACCTTGATGTCGCTGCCTGGCACACCTTTCTCGGTCATCAGGTCAGCTTTGACCTTGGTGGTGATCCAGGTATCGGAGGTAGCCTCCTTGGCTTTGGTCACCTCACCGGCCGCCAGCGTCATGGGGGCCTGGGTGGACTGTTGGGCAAACGCCGCGTTAGCCATGGTCAGGGTCAGAGCGGTAGCAGTAGCGGCAGCAATGGCGAACTTCTTCATGTGGGTCACTCCTGTTTTTCGAAAGGTCTGCGCCCATGTCCTGGCGGCAGGTATGAAGGTAGTTGCATGTGCTGTGCCAGCTTTTAGAAATCCATTTAACCCTTATAAATCAACTAGTTAGAAAACAGCCATCATTTACACTGTCGTGCATTTTGCAATCAGCGCGGTAAACCTGCATGCAAGATGCAAGTCCGCAAAAGGTTCCCGCCCCCCATGAAAAAAGGGCCCCGAAGGGCCCTTTTTCTGTTGCGGTGCAGTCGCTTAGACGCCCGAGGCCTTGGCCGCGGCAACGTCTTTGATCGACAGCTTGATACGGCCGCGGTTGTCCACGTCCAGTACCAGCACTTCAACTTCCTGGCCTTCTTTCAGGATGTCGGTGACTTTCTCGACGCGAGCATCGCTCAGCATGGAGATGTGCACCAGGCCGTCCTTGCCAGGCAGGATGTTGACGAAGGCGCCGAAGTCGACGATACGCTCAACCTTGCCGACGTAGATCTTGCCGATTTCGGCCTCGGCGGTGATACCCAGAATACGCTGCTTGGCAGCCTCTGCCGCTTCCTTGGTTTCGCCGAAGATCTTGATCGAGCCATCGTCTTCGATATCAATCGAAGCCTTGGTCTCTTCGCAGATGGCACGAATGGTGGCGCCGCCTTTACCGATGACGTCACGGATCTTGTCGGTGTCGATTTTCATCGCGATCATGGTCGGGGCGTTGGCCGACAGTTCGGTACGCGACTGGCCAATGATCTGGTTCATCTGGCCGAGGATGTTCAGGCGCGCTTCCAGGGCTTGGCCCAGGGCGATTTCCATGATCTCTTCGGTGATGCCGTTGATCTTGATGTCCATCTGCAGCGCGGTAACACCTTTGGCGGTACCGGCTACCTTGAAGTCCATGTCGCCCAGGTGGTCTTCGTCACCCAGGATGTCGGTCAGAACGGCAAACTTCTCGCCTTCCTTGACCAGGCCCATGGCGATACCGGCAACCGGCGCCTTCATCGGCACACCAGCGTCCATCAGCGCCAGGGAAGCGCCACAGACCGAAGCCATGGAGCTGGAACCGTTGGACTCGGTGATTTCCGAAACCACGCGGATGGTGTACGGGAACACGTCAGCAGCCGGCAGCATGGCCTGGACCGAACGACGGGCCAGACGGCCGTGGCCGATTTCGCGACGGCCTGCACCGCCCATGCGGCCACACTCGCCCACCGAGAACGGCGGGAAGTTGTAGTGCAGCATGAAGGGGTCTTTCTTCTCGCCTTCGAGGGTGTCCAGCAGCTGCGCGTCACGGGCAGTACCCAGGGTCGCAACGACCAGTGCCTGGGTTTCGCCACGGGTGAACAGCGCCGAACCGTGGGTCTTCGGCAGAACACCGACTTCGATGTTCAGCGGGCGAACGGTCTTGGTGTCGCGGCCGTCGATACGTGGCTTGCCGTTTACGATGTTTTCGCGAACGGTGCGGTATTCGATTTCGCCGAAGATTTCTTTCACTTCGGAAGCCGAAGGCTGGCCTTCTTCACCGGAGAACTTGGCGATGGCCTGATCACGCAGCTCGCCCAGGCGTGCATAGCGGTCAGCCTTGACGGTGATAGTGTAGCCCTGCGAAACGCCTTCACCGAATTCGGCGCGGATGGCGTTGAACAGTTCGGTGTTGGCAACGGCAGGTTTCCAGTCCCAGGTAGGCTTGGCAGCTTCGGCAGCCAGCTCTTTGACAGCCTGGATAACAGCCTGGAATTCGTCGTGCGCGAACAGTACGGCACCCAGCATCTGGTCTTCGGTCAGCTCTTGGGCTTCCGATTCAACCATCAGTACGGCGTCGGCGGTACCGGCAACGACCATGTCCAGGCTCGAGGCAGCCAGTTGCTCGTAGGTCGGGTTCAGCAGGTAGCCGGTGCTTTCGTGGAAGGCAACACGGGCGGCGCCGATCGGGCCTTCGAACGGAATACCCGAGATGGCCAGGGCAGCCGAGGTACCGATCATCGCAGCGATGTCCGGGTCGGTCTTCTTGCTGGTGGAAACCACGGTGCAGACGACCTGCACTTCGTTCATGAAGCCTTCCGGGAACAGCGGACGGATCGGACGGTCGATCAGGCGCGAGGTCAGGGTCTCTTTCTCGGAAGGACGGCCTTCACGCTTGAAGAAACCACCTGGGATCTTGCCGGCGGCGTAGGTCTTTTCCTGGTAGTGAACCGACAGCGGGAAGAAACCCTTGCCTGGATCAGCCTGCTTGGCGCCTACCACAGTCACCAGCACGGTGACGTCGTTGTCGACGGTAACCAGCACGGCGCCGGTTGCCTGACGGGCAATGCGGCCCGTTTCGAGAGTAACGGTCGACTGACCGAACTGGAATGTCTTGATTACCGGGTTCACGGTTTCCTACCTTTTTCAGTGGCTCTGGGGGAACTGGTTTCTTGCGAATTTGTGGGCAGAACGGGGAATCGGCCCCATTGACCGTCCAGATACAACACGAGGCTGGGAGCCTGGTTGAAGAGCGGAAAACCGCTCCACTTCACCAGGCTGCCAACCTCGGAGATACGCATGGCGTGCCCATAGACAACGCTGCCAGGCAGCGCTGCCAATGCATGAGACACGCCCTGCACACCACTGACCAGGCCGCTATTAGCGACGCAGGCCCAGGCGACCGATCAGGGCGCTGTAACGAGTGGTGTCTTTGCCCTTCAGGTAGTCCAGCAGCTTACGACGCTGGTTTACCATACGGATCAGGCCACGACGCGAGTGGTGGTCTTTACCGTTGGCCTTGAAGTGGCCTTGCAGCTTGTTGATGTTCGCGGTCAGCAGAGCAACCTGAACTTCCGGGCTACCAGTGTCGCCAGCGGCTTGCTGGTAGTCGGTAACGATTTGAGCTTTTTCTTCAACGCTGAGGGCCATTTGGCTTCTCCTGATAACGGATCCCGCAAGCGGGGTCCAATAGGCCAGGGACAAATCCCTGTATTAATAAGAAAGGTGTGACCGTGCCTACTGACAGCCACCCTTGGTTCCGTAGGGCTCGGACAAAGCCTCACCCCGCGGTTTCGGTCATTCCGACCGAATCAGCCGACGCGGCGCAATACGCCCGTCTTCGCTCACTTCACCGATACCGATGAAGCGTGCATTGTGATCCTGTACCCGGACCATGCCAAATTGTGGCGCGTCCGGCGCGCGTACCGCCTGGCCATGCAGCCAGTAGAACGCACTGTGCTCGGAAAGGCACACCATCGGCCAGTCCTGCAGCCCGCTGTCCGAGGGCATCAGGAAGCGATCGAGCGCTTCGTTGCCGCCTTCGGCATGGGCCTGTTCGAGCTCCTCGAGCGTGACAGTCTGTGCCAGCGCAAAGGGCCCGGCCTGGGTCCTGCGCAGCTCGGCGACATAGGCATCGCAACCAAGAGCCTCACCGATATCCTCCACCAAGGTGCGGATATAGGTGCCTTTGCTGCATCCTACACTCAGCCGTGCACGGGTGCCTTCACACTCCAGCAACTCCAAGCGGTTAATAGTAACAGAACGCGCCTCGCGCTCCACTACCTCTCCTGCACGTGCCAGCTTGTACAACGGCTGGCCATCACGCTTGAGCGCCGAGTACATCGGCGGTATCTGGCTGATCGGGCCACGAAAACGTGGCAGCACCGCCTCGATGTCGGCACGACCAACGGTCACGTCGCGGGTTTGCAGCACCTCACCTTCGGCGTCGCCGGTGTTGGTAGTCTGCCCCATCTGCATGACCGTTTCGTAGCCCTTGTCGGAATCGAGCAAGTATTGCGAAAACTTGGTCGCCTCGCCGAAGCACAGCGGCAGCACACCGGTTGCCAACGGGTCGAGGCTACCGGTGTGGCCGGCCTTTTCCGCGTTGAGCAGCCAGCGCACTTTTTGCAGGGCGGCGTTGGACGTGAAACCCAAAGGTTTGTCGAGCAGGATGATGCCGCTGACATTGCGGCGGATACGTTTGACCTGGGCCACCGCTTACTCCTTGGTGTCCAGCTCGTCGGTATCCTTGTGCAGGCGGTCTTCGGCCACTGCACGCTCGATCAGCGCCGACAGGTGCACACCGCGGCTGACGCTTTCATCGAAATGGAAGTGCAATTGCGGCACGCTGCGCAGTTGCATCGAGCGGCCCAGGTGCAAACGCAGGAAGCTGGCAGCACTGTTCAGTGCCTTCAACGACTGCTTCACGGCGTCTGGCGTTTCCTCGCCCATGACGGTGATGAACACCTTGGCATGGCCCAGGTCACGGCTGACGTCCACGGCGGTGATGGTGACCAGACCGACACGTGGGTCCTTGACTTC includes the following:
- the pnp gene encoding Polyribonucleotide nucleotidyltransferase (*Name pnp), yielding MNPVIKTFQFGQSTVTLETGRIARQATGAVLVTVDNDVTVLVTVVGAKQADPGKGFFPLSVHYQEKTYAAGKIPGGFFKREGRPSEKETLTSRLIDRPIRPLFPEGFMNEVQVVCTVVSTSKKTDPDIAAMIGTSAALAISGIPFEGPIGAARVAFHESTGYLLNPTYEQLAASSLDMVVAGTADAVLMVESEAQELTEDQMLGAVLFAHDEFQAVIQAVKELAAEAAKPTWDWKPAVANTELFNAIRAEFGEGVSQGYTITVKADRYARLGELRDQAIAKFSGEEGQPSASEVKEIFGEIEYRTVRENIVNGKPRIDGRDTKTVRPLNIEVGVLPKTHGSALFTRGETQALVVATLGTARDAQLLDTLEGEKKDPFMLHYNFPPFSVGECGRMGGAGRREIGHGRLARRSVQAMLPAADVFPYTIRVVSEITESNGSSSMASVCGASLALMDAGVPMKAPVAGIAMGLVKEGEKFAVLTDILGDEDHLGDMDFKVAGTAKGVTALQMDIKINGITEEIMEIALGQALEARLNILGQMNQIIGQSRTELSANAPTMIAMKIDTDKIRDVIGKGGATIRAICEETKASIDIEDDGSIKIFGETKEAAEAAKQRILGITAEAEIGKIYVGKVERIVDFGAFVNILPGKDGLVHISMLSDARVEKVTDILKEGQEVEVLVLDVDNRGRIKLSIKDVAAAKASGV
- the lsrG gene encoding (4S)-4-hydroxy-5-phosphonooxypentane-2,3-dione isomerase (*Name lsrG): MYSLFIKTRVKPGCAEAFLAAIKVNAAASVASEPGCLVFDVSQDRVDPELIYLYEIYRDDAAYEAHTQTAHFRDSRPLVEPLIIEQECFESDVVARNPVY
- the rpsO gene encoding 30S ribosomal protein S15 (*Name rpsO), whose protein sequence is MALSVEEKAQIVTDYQQAAGDTGSPEVQVALLTANINKLQGHFKANGKDHHSRRGLIRMVNQRRKLLDYLKGKDTTRYSALIGRLGLRR
- the truB gene encoding tRNA pseudouridine synthase B (*Name truB), whose translation is MAQVKRIRRNVSGIILLDKPLGFTSNAALQKVRWLLNAEKAGHTGSLDPLATGVLPLCFGEATKFSQYLLDSDKGYETVMQMGQTTNTGDAEGEVLQTRDVTVGRADIEAVLPRFRGPISQIPPMYSALKRDGQPLYKLARAGEVVEREARSVTINRLELLECEGTRARLSVGCSKGTYIRTLVEDIGEALGCDAYVAELRRTQAGPFALAQTVTLEELEQAHAEGGNEALDRFLMPSDSGLQDWPMVCLSEHSAFYWLHGQAVRAPDAPQFGMVRVQDHNARFIGIGEVSEDGRIAPRRLIRSE
- the rbfA gene encoding 30S ribosome-binding factor (*Name rbfA), whose amino-acid sequence is MAKEYSRTQRIGDQMQRELAELIRREVKDPRVGLVTITAVDVSRDLGHAKVFITVMGEETPDAVKQSLKALNSAASFLRLHLGRSMQLRSVPQLHFHFDESVSRGVHLSALIERAVAEDRLHKDTDELDTKE